The genomic window CAACTGTGCAGTACCGTAGCCAATAGTAGGTACTTGTAAGCCGTCGTTTAGCGTGCGAATTGGAATTGAATCTACCATTCTATCACTCCTATTTTGTATTAGTATTAGTCTAGCATTTGAAAGGTCGAGCGTCTAATAAGAAGATTCAGATTTCGCAGAATGAATTTGTAGTGAGAGATAGGTTATTTCTGATGCCACGGTAGCTTTTGCTATCAAGGATTGAGGTGGAAACCATTCATACAGTTTCGCTGCTTACAATTGAAACCGAGTTTGCTCGAATTATGACAACTGATGAGTTGTTCAAACGGTTAGGGAGTGAAAAGGTGTAATAGAAAAAAGAGAGGTGTGCCACTTATGGCAACCTCTCTTTTGCAGCTTATCAATCTTGAATGCCAAGAGAAACCGTTTCGCCCTCGACATCAAAGGACTTCATATCGTCTTCTTGACCGAATGAAAGCTTCTCAATCAGAACATGTTTTTTCATGAAGGTTTCAAAGCGTTGTAAAATGTCTTCCACATTTTCTGATGCATGAATCGTTAAATGGACACGCTTTTCAACTGGAAGGTCAAGCTCTTTACGATAAACTTGAACCGCACGAATGACTTCGCGAACAAATCCTTCTTCCTTAAGCTCTGTTGTAACATTTGTGTCAAGAACGACTAAGTAGTCATCACCTTCAGCGAATTCAAAGCCTGGTAATGGATTTTTTTCCACAAGAACATCGTCTTTCTCAATTTCTACGACTTGATCATTCTCTAGGGTTAACACCATTTTGCCAGCGTCAAGGAATTGTTGAGTTTGTGTATCACCAAATTGAGCAATCATTTTCTGTACAAGACCAACTGATTTACCTAACTTTGGTCCAGCAACTGGGAAGTTTAATTTTACTTGCTGGGACACGTATTGTTCTTGATTCGCATCAAGTAAAATGGTCTTTACATTTGTTTCTTCTGCAATGATGCCTTTATATGCTTCCAAATTTGCTGACTGCTTCACCGGTACAATAGCTAACTGAGCTAGCGGTTGCTTCGTTTTTAAGCTTGTTTGATTACGAATCGAGCGAGTCAATTCAACTACTTGGCGAACCGCATCCATTTCTTCTTCAAGTGAAGTGTTTACCTGAGTGGAGTCGGCTACTGGATAATCGGTTAAATGGACACTTTCGCCAGCTAAGTCACTGTAAACCTCATCTGACAAAAATGGCGCAAATGGAGCCATCAATTGCGTTGTTTTCGTGATCACTTCATACAGCGTGTGGTAAGCTGCACGTTTGTCTTCATCCATACCACTCGCCCAGAAACGCGCACGAGAACGACGGATGTACCAGTTACTAATTTCGTCTAAAAATGATGCGATGGTTCTTGCGCCTTTCGTGACATCGTATGCGTCTAAGCTTTTTGTCACTTCTGCAATAACAGTGTTTAGGCGTGAGAGAATCCATTCATCAAGCTTCGTGTGCTTGCCAGTCTCGACTGTTTTTGGATCGAAGCGATCAATGTCCGCGTACATTTTATAGAAAGAATGTACATTCGCTAGCGTATCTAACACTTTTGACTTCGTCTGACTAACGGTCTTCTTAGAGAAGCGCTTGTTATTCCAAGGTGCGCTATCAGCAAGTAACGCCCAGCGTAAGCTGTCTGCTCCGAATTCTTCAATTAGCTCAACTGGATTTAAGGCATTTCCTTTACTCTTAGACATTTTCTGTCCGTTTTCATCTAAAATATGTCCGAGAGAAAGTACGCGCTTATAAGGAGCTTTCCCCGTAAATAAAGTTGACACCGCAAGTAAGCTGTAGAACCAACCACGTGTTTGGTCGACTCCTTCAATGACAACGTCAGCAGGAAATTGCTTGTTCATCAATGCTTCATTTTCAAATGGATAGTGGTATTGAGCAAACGGCATAGAGCCACTATCAAACCATACATCAATGACTTCACTTGTGCGATGCATCGTTCCGCCACATTCACACGTAAACGTAATGCCATCAACATATGGCTTATGAAGCTCAATATCTTCGCCTAACTCTTGGTCTGCACGCTCACGTAGTTCGGCAATAGAAGCAGGCGCTTCCTGTTTGTCGCATGAGTCACATTCCCACACATTTAATGGTGTACCCCAGAATCGGTTACGCCCAATGTTCCAATCAACCACATTCTCAAGAAATTTACCAAATCGACCTTCGCGCATATGACTTGGGTGCCAATCCACTTCTTGGTTATTAGCAATTAACTGATCTTTCATTTTCGTTGTTTCAATAAACCAACCTTCCATTGCGTAATAGAGAAGGGGGCTATCACATCGCCAGCAATGTGGATAGCTATGCTCATAACGTTCTTTTGAGAATAAACGTCCGTTATGGGCCAACATCTTAACAATATCTACATCGCAATCTTTTACGAAGCGACCAGCAAGTGGACCGATTTCTTCTGTATAACGGCCTTTTGAATCTACGACATTTACGAAATCAAGGCCACTTTCCCGGATAGCTTGATAGTCATCGTCACCGTGGGCAGGTGCCATATGGACAAGACCAGTACCGCTTGAATCGGTAACGAAAGAGGCACCAATTACTTCATGACCCCTATTTAAAGAAAGGTAATTAAACGGAGGATCGTATTTCGTACCAACAAGTTCTGATCCTTTTAATGTACCTACAACGTTCGGCGATTCACCAAGTAGTTTTTCAGCTAATGCTTCTGCAACAACGTAGACTTCGTCGTCTTTTTCCACTTTTACATAGGTCATATCTGGATTGACTGCAATCGCTACGTTGGAAGGCAACGTCCATGGAGTCGTTGTCCAGCCAAGAAGGTATTCATTCTTCGTTCCTTCAATTAAAAACTTCGCTGTAGCTGATAAATCGGTAACATCCTTATATCCTTGAGCAACTTCGTGTGAGCTTAAAGAAGTTTCACAGTTTGGACAGTAGGGCACAACACGGTGACCTTTGTAAAGCATGTCGTTCCGATGAATGGTTGAAAGAATGTTCCATACTGACTCAATGTAAGGGTTCTGTAAGGTGACGTATGGGTCGTCCATATCAACCCAATAGCCAAGTGCTTCTGTAAATTGGCGCCATTCTCGTTCATACGTAAAGACACTTTCTTTACATTTTTCAATGAATGCTTCAACGCCGTACGCTTTAATTTCGTCTTTGCCTTTTAAATCAAGTTGTTTCTGTACTTCTAATTCTACAGGCAAACCATGGGTGTCCCAACCAGCTTTACGAAGAACTTGATACCCAGACATTGTTTTATAACGGGCAACAAAGTCTTTCATCGTACGTCCTA from Shouchella hunanensis includes these protein-coding regions:
- the ileS gene encoding isoleucine--tRNA ligase → MSETAHVREQRVRERWEKDNTFKQSIEKREGKETYVFYEGPPTANGMPHAGHALGRTMKDFVARYKTMSGYQVLRKAGWDTHGLPVELEVQKQLDLKGKDEIKAYGVEAFIEKCKESVFTYEREWRQFTEALGYWVDMDDPYVTLQNPYIESVWNILSTIHRNDMLYKGHRVVPYCPNCETSLSSHEVAQGYKDVTDLSATAKFLIEGTKNEYLLGWTTTPWTLPSNVAIAVNPDMTYVKVEKDDEVYVVAEALAEKLLGESPNVVGTLKGSELVGTKYDPPFNYLSLNRGHEVIGASFVTDSSGTGLVHMAPAHGDDDYQAIRESGLDFVNVVDSKGRYTEEIGPLAGRFVKDCDVDIVKMLAHNGRLFSKERYEHSYPHCWRCDSPLLYYAMEGWFIETTKMKDQLIANNQEVDWHPSHMREGRFGKFLENVVDWNIGRNRFWGTPLNVWECDSCDKQEAPASIAELRERADQELGEDIELHKPYVDGITFTCECGGTMHRTSEVIDVWFDSGSMPFAQYHYPFENEALMNKQFPADVVIEGVDQTRGWFYSLLAVSTLFTGKAPYKRVLSLGHILDENGQKMSKSKGNALNPVELIEEFGADSLRWALLADSAPWNNKRFSKKTVSQTKSKVLDTLANVHSFYKMYADIDRFDPKTVETGKHTKLDEWILSRLNTVIAEVTKSLDAYDVTKGARTIASFLDEISNWYIRRSRARFWASGMDEDKRAAYHTLYEVITKTTQLMAPFAPFLSDEVYSDLAGESVHLTDYPVADSTQVNTSLEEEMDAVRQVVELTRSIRNQTSLKTKQPLAQLAIVPVKQSANLEAYKGIIAEETNVKTILLDANQEQYVSQQVKLNFPVAGPKLGKSVGLVQKMIAQFGDTQTQQFLDAGKMVLTLENDQVVEIEKDDVLVEKNPLPGFEFAEGDDYLVVLDTNVTTELKEEGFVREVIRAVQVYRKELDLPVEKRVHLTIHASENVEDILQRFETFMKKHVLIEKLSFGQEDDMKSFDVEGETVSLGIQD